One stretch of Serinicoccus hydrothermalis DNA includes these proteins:
- a CDS encoding DUF4129 domain-containing protein translates to MSSPWWLGHVLPRSTPLDPDRDEARRLLTEELESGDYRLQEPWLTRAWRWFTDRLPDLPDLSPLPPWSTWVVLGLVLGAVVAVLLWASRDRWRAGRLAPGATVGPVLDGLHRTAADYRTSAHAALAAGRLDDAVLDGYRALAAGAVERTLLDDRPGRTAHEVAQELSPVFAAHAEDLRRAGDAFDLVRYGDHRAGTEQARAVLALDEQLRQARPELGAAPRSTVPS, encoded by the coding sequence ATGTCGTCGCCGTGGTGGCTCGGCCACGTCCTGCCGCGGTCCACGCCCCTGGACCCGGACCGCGACGAGGCCCGCCGGCTGCTGACCGAGGAGCTGGAGTCGGGCGACTACCGGCTGCAGGAGCCGTGGCTGACCCGCGCATGGAGGTGGTTCACCGACCGGCTCCCCGACCTGCCCGACCTCAGCCCTCTTCCCCCCTGGTCGACCTGGGTGGTGCTCGGACTCGTGCTGGGCGCAGTGGTCGCCGTCCTGCTCTGGGCGAGCCGCGACCGGTGGCGCGCGGGCCGGCTAGCCCCGGGCGCGACGGTCGGTCCGGTCCTGGACGGGCTGCACCGCACGGCCGCCGACTACCGCACCAGCGCCCACGCGGCGCTCGCCGCGGGCCGGCTCGACGACGCCGTCCTCGACGGATACCGCGCCCTCGCCGCCGGGGCGGTCGAGCGCACGCTCCTCGACGACCGGCCCGGACGCACCGCCCACGAGGTCGCGCAGGAGCTCTCGCCGGTCTTCGCCGCGCACGCCGAGGACCTGCGCCGGGCGGGCGACGCCTTCGACCTGGTCCGCTACGGCGACCACCGGGCCGGCACGGAGCAGGCCCGCGCCGTGCTCGCCCTGGACGAGCAGCTGCGGCAGGCCCGCCCCGAGCTCGGGGCGGCACCCCGCTCGACGGTGCCCTCGTGA
- a CDS encoding phospho-sugar mutase: MEDDPDPATRQELEQVLAAVEDGDEDALADLEDRFSGVLEFGTAGLRGRLGAGPNRMNRSVVFRTAAGLTAYLRQQLEESGDATPGPAVVVGFDARHNSDVFARDTAAVVTAAGGRAMVLPSPLPTPVLAFAIQHLGADAGVMVTASHNPPEDNGYKVYLGDGSQIVPPADRDIAEQIAAVTSTAQVPLAQDGWETLGEEVLDAYLDAAVAVLDPASPRDLSVVHTALHGVGSEVVRRAFERAGFPAPAAVATQAEPDPEFPTVAFPNPEESGAIDAALELAAQVGPDLVIANDPDADRCALAVHDGEGWRMLRGDEVGALLGQHVIDRGRPGGDRRVLARSIVSSRLLGAMARYAGLPGEETLTGFKWIGRVEGLIYGYEEALGYCVDPATVPDKDGVTAALMAAELAATLKQQGRSLGDLLDDLAERHGVHQTDAFSVRVSDLAQIPPVMARLREQTPQELGGVALSRAEDLADGVDGLPPTDGVRFLLEDETRVIVRPSGTEPKLKVYLEAIVPVDGRDALPGAREEAARRLAAVRAGMEELTAV; the protein is encoded by the coding sequence ATGGAGGACGACCCGGACCCCGCCACGCGGCAGGAGCTGGAGCAGGTGCTCGCCGCTGTCGAGGACGGTGACGAGGACGCCCTGGCGGACCTCGAGGACCGTTTCTCCGGGGTGCTGGAGTTCGGCACCGCCGGGCTGCGCGGCCGCCTCGGCGCCGGGCCGAACCGGATGAACCGCTCGGTGGTCTTCCGCACGGCGGCCGGGCTGACGGCATACCTGCGGCAGCAGCTGGAGGAGTCGGGCGACGCCACCCCCGGACCCGCCGTGGTCGTCGGCTTCGACGCCCGTCACAACTCCGACGTCTTCGCCCGTGACACCGCGGCCGTGGTCACGGCCGCGGGCGGCCGCGCGATGGTGCTCCCCTCCCCGCTGCCGACCCCGGTGCTCGCCTTCGCGATCCAGCACCTGGGCGCCGACGCCGGCGTCATGGTGACGGCCAGCCACAACCCGCCCGAGGACAACGGCTACAAGGTCTACCTCGGCGACGGCTCCCAGATCGTGCCGCCCGCCGACCGGGACATCGCCGAGCAGATCGCGGCCGTCACCTCCACCGCTCAGGTCCCGCTGGCGCAGGACGGGTGGGAGACCCTGGGCGAGGAGGTGCTCGACGCCTACCTCGACGCCGCGGTCGCGGTCCTCGACCCGGCCAGCCCGCGCGACCTGTCGGTCGTGCACACCGCGCTGCACGGCGTCGGCTCCGAGGTCGTCCGCCGCGCCTTCGAGCGGGCCGGCTTCCCCGCCCCCGCCGCGGTCGCGACGCAGGCCGAGCCCGACCCGGAGTTCCCCACCGTCGCCTTCCCCAACCCGGAGGAGAGCGGGGCGATCGACGCCGCGCTCGAGCTCGCGGCGCAGGTCGGGCCGGACCTCGTCATCGCCAACGACCCCGACGCCGACCGGTGCGCCCTGGCGGTCCACGACGGCGAGGGGTGGCGGATGCTGCGCGGCGACGAGGTCGGCGCGCTGCTCGGCCAGCACGTCATCGACCGGGGCCGCCCCGGCGGCGACCGCCGGGTGCTCGCCCGCTCGATCGTCTCCTCCCGGCTGCTCGGGGCGATGGCCCGGTATGCCGGGCTGCCCGGCGAGGAGACCCTCACCGGGTTCAAATGGATCGGCCGCGTCGAGGGGCTCATCTACGGCTACGAGGAGGCCCTGGGCTACTGCGTCGACCCGGCGACGGTGCCGGACAAGGACGGCGTCACCGCGGCGCTCATGGCCGCCGAGCTCGCCGCCACCCTCAAGCAGCAGGGCCGCTCCCTCGGCGACCTGCTCGACGACCTCGCCGAGCGGCACGGCGTGCACCAGACCGACGCCTTCTCCGTGCGGGTCAGCGACCTGGCGCAGATCCCGCCGGTCATGGCCCGGCTGCGGGAGCAGACCCCGCAGGAGCTGGGCGGGGTGGCGCTGAGCCGGGCCGAGGACCTGGCGGACGGCGTCGACGGGCTGCCGCCGACCGACGGGGTGCGCTTCCTGCTCGAGGACGAGACGAGGGTCATCGTGCGGCCCAGCGGCACCGAGCCCAAGCTCAAGGTCTACCTCGAGGCGATCGTGCCGGTGGATGGCCGGGACGCCCTGCCCGGGGCCCGCGAGGAGGCCGCCCGCCGGCTGGCTGCCGTGCGCGCCGGCATGGAGGAGCTCACGGCGGTCTGA
- a CDS encoding DUF4350 domain-containing protein, with protein sequence MSAVRRYAPWAALALVAVVVAALLTTPRSGEPLHPSNPGPQGAQALYEVLRSQGVDVEVVNGTSEIDPADVGPGTSVLLAHTAYLGPESGPDLLADLAGLDRLVVLVDDPQRDVGAVLGLDLDASSGSGLAVSPDCTDPVVREGDRVVGWDVLLSAGGEDRARTTACYPPGAGHNAGGAREGALLVLEAEQDRPLTVVAGVGPTWTNAQITEEANAALALRTLGASDRLLWVVPQPGDAGLDAASSLWDVLPRNLTAAIWVVAGGVLALALWQGRRLGAVVTEPLPAVVRATETTLSRGRLYHQAHDRQHAARTVQAGARRRLARVLGVPTGTGDPAALVAAVSGASHGDDAQVRRLLVDSDALPDDDSLVHLVREIHDLEEQVRHPVDRSVPTTGPAGGPTPVPRTTPERTP encoded by the coding sequence GTGAGCGCCGTGCGCCGGTATGCCCCGTGGGCGGCCCTCGCCCTCGTAGCCGTGGTGGTGGCGGCCCTGCTCACGACCCCACGCTCGGGCGAGCCGCTGCACCCGAGCAACCCCGGGCCGCAGGGGGCGCAGGCGCTCTACGAGGTGCTGCGCTCGCAGGGCGTCGACGTGGAGGTCGTCAACGGCACCAGCGAGATCGACCCGGCCGACGTCGGTCCGGGCACGTCGGTGCTGCTGGCGCACACGGCATACCTCGGGCCGGAGAGCGGGCCGGACCTGCTCGCCGACCTGGCCGGGCTCGACCGCCTCGTCGTCCTCGTCGACGACCCCCAGCGCGACGTCGGCGCCGTCCTGGGCCTCGACCTCGACGCCAGCAGCGGCTCGGGCCTGGCCGTCTCCCCCGACTGCACCGACCCCGTCGTGCGCGAGGGCGACCGGGTCGTCGGCTGGGACGTGCTCCTGTCCGCGGGCGGCGAGGACCGGGCGCGGACGACGGCCTGCTACCCGCCCGGGGCCGGCCACAACGCCGGCGGGGCGCGCGAGGGAGCGCTGCTCGTGCTCGAGGCGGAGCAGGACCGGCCGCTCACGGTGGTCGCCGGGGTCGGCCCGACCTGGACCAACGCGCAGATCACCGAGGAGGCCAACGCCGCCCTGGCGCTGCGGACCCTCGGGGCCAGCGACCGGCTCCTCTGGGTGGTGCCGCAACCCGGTGACGCCGGCCTCGACGCCGCCTCGTCGCTGTGGGACGTGCTGCCCCGCAACCTCACGGCGGCGATCTGGGTGGTGGCCGGGGGCGTCCTGGCGCTGGCGCTGTGGCAGGGGCGACGGCTGGGCGCGGTCGTCACCGAGCCGCTGCCCGCGGTCGTGCGGGCCACCGAGACCACGCTGAGCCGCGGACGGCTCTACCACCAGGCCCACGACCGGCAGCACGCGGCGCGCACGGTGCAGGCCGGGGCGCGGCGCCGGCTCGCGCGCGTGCTCGGCGTGCCGACCGGGACCGGCGACCCCGCCGCGCTCGTGGCCGCGGTGAGCGGCGCCAGCCACGGCGACGACGCGCAGGTCCGACGGCTGCTCGTCGATTCCGATGCGCTGCCCGACGACGACTCCCTCGTCCACCTGGTGCGGGAGATCCACGACCTCGAGGAGCAGGTGCGACACCCCGTCGACCGCTCCGTCCCCACCACCGGTCCCGCCGGAGGACCCACTCCAGTGCCCCGCACGACTCCCGAGAGGACACCATGA
- a CDS encoding NAD(P)H-quinone dehydrogenase, whose amino-acid sequence MSAGNKSVVVIGGGPGGYEAALAAAQLGAEVTVVERSGLGGAAVLTDCVPSKALIATADFMDRFSAAKRIGVHFDGAQVPGDQGVTAHIADVNSRILDLARAQSRDIAERLESAGVEVVQGAGSLLPDGRVQIVEGVDEVDSGEEPAPHDEDCEEAQARRELEADLVLVSTGARPRVLESAKPDGERILTWQQIWDLQELPEHLVVIGSGVTGAELAHAYLGLGCEVTLISSRDRVLPGEDADAANVVEEVFRRRGMTVLNRSRAGAVRREGDGVVVTLEDGREVQGSHALLAVGSIPNTSDMGLEEAGVRLSPSGHVEVDRVSRTSAPGVYAAGDCTGVFPLASIAAMQGRIAVAHSLGDAVAPLSLGKVSSNIFTDPEIATVGVSQADVDEGRVDARAVMLPLTKNPRAKMQNLQDGFVKIFARSGSATIVGGVVVAPRASELIFPIALAVANRLNVDQFSATFTVYPSMSGSLSEAARQLHEIAD is encoded by the coding sequence GTGAGTGCTGGCAACAAGTCCGTCGTCGTCATCGGGGGTGGCCCCGGTGGCTACGAGGCCGCCCTGGCCGCCGCGCAGCTGGGCGCCGAGGTGACCGTCGTCGAACGCTCCGGGCTGGGCGGGGCCGCGGTGCTGACCGACTGCGTGCCGAGCAAGGCGCTCATCGCGACCGCGGACTTCATGGACCGGTTCAGCGCTGCCAAGCGCATCGGCGTGCACTTCGACGGGGCGCAGGTGCCGGGCGACCAGGGCGTCACCGCGCACATCGCCGACGTCAACTCCCGCATCCTCGACCTCGCGCGGGCCCAGAGCCGCGACATCGCCGAGCGGCTGGAGTCGGCCGGCGTGGAGGTCGTGCAGGGGGCCGGCAGCCTGCTCCCGGACGGGCGGGTGCAGATCGTCGAGGGGGTGGACGAGGTGGACTCCGGGGAGGAGCCCGCCCCGCACGACGAGGACTGCGAGGAGGCGCAGGCGCGGCGCGAGCTGGAGGCGGACCTCGTGCTCGTCTCGACCGGGGCGCGGCCGCGGGTGCTGGAGTCGGCGAAGCCGGACGGCGAGCGCATCCTCACCTGGCAGCAGATCTGGGACCTGCAGGAGCTGCCCGAGCACCTCGTCGTCATCGGCTCCGGTGTCACCGGCGCCGAGCTGGCCCACGCCTACCTCGGCCTCGGGTGCGAGGTGACGCTGATCTCCTCCCGGGACCGGGTGCTCCCGGGCGAGGACGCCGACGCGGCCAACGTGGTGGAGGAGGTCTTCCGCCGCCGCGGGATGACGGTGCTCAACCGCTCGCGCGCCGGGGCCGTGCGCCGGGAGGGGGACGGCGTCGTCGTCACCCTGGAGGACGGGCGCGAGGTGCAGGGCAGCCACGCGCTGCTCGCGGTCGGCTCGATCCCTAACACCTCGGACATGGGTCTGGAGGAGGCCGGGGTGCGGCTCAGCCCCTCGGGGCACGTCGAGGTGGACCGGGTCTCGCGGACCAGCGCTCCCGGGGTGTATGCCGCCGGCGACTGCACCGGGGTCTTCCCGTTGGCCTCGATCGCGGCGATGCAGGGGCGGATCGCCGTGGCGCACTCCCTGGGTGACGCGGTGGCGCCGCTGTCGCTGGGCAAGGTCAGCTCCAACATCTTCACCGACCCCGAGATCGCGACGGTCGGTGTGAGCCAGGCCGACGTCGACGAGGGCCGGGTGGACGCCCGGGCGGTCATGCTGCCGCTGACCAAGAACCCGCGGGCCAAGATGCAGAACCTGCAGGACGGCTTCGTCAAGATCTTCGCCCGCAGCGGCAGCGCGACCATCGTCGGGGGAGTGGTCGTGGCGCCGCGGGCCAGCGAGCTGATCTTCCCCATCGCGCTCGCGGTCGCGAACCGGCTCAACGTCGACCAGTTCTCGGCGACGTTCACGGTCTACCCCTCGATGAGCGGCTCGCTCTCCGAGGCCGCCCGGCAGCTGCACGAGATCGCCGACTGA
- a CDS encoding DUF58 domain-containing protein → MVVRGPVVVLALLGLVPVVLWPDSAGAVAAAWLTGVALLVLLDVAVAPSPRSLRLERAPVPQVRLLEETSTTLSVTNPGRRRVRGVLRDAWVPSAGAQEPTRHPLDLPAGERRSVHTSLRPTRRGDRPAVGVTVRTHGPLGLGGRQRTTPVPGAVRSLPPFRSRRHLPAKLAQLRQLDGRSAVRTRGQGTEFDSLRDYVEGDDVRSIDWRATARRQHVVVRTWQPERDRRVILVLDTARTSAARIGDEPRLDAAMDAALLLAALASRAGDRVDLLAGDRSLRARVGSGTTAGRSGLLHQLVTAMAPLEPVLLETDWSLLAGAVTSLTRRRALVVLLTPLEPAALEEGLLPVLPSLTAHHRVVVASVADPALEQIRTGTDRVEQTYAAAAAEQTVSLRHRTALALNQLGVTVLDESPEDLPVALSDHYLALKAQGLL, encoded by the coding sequence ATGGTCGTCCGTGGTCCCGTCGTGGTGCTGGCCCTGCTCGGGCTGGTGCCGGTCGTGCTCTGGCCGGACTCCGCCGGGGCGGTGGCGGCGGCGTGGCTCACCGGGGTCGCGCTCCTCGTGCTCCTCGACGTCGCGGTGGCGCCCTCCCCGCGCTCGCTGCGGCTGGAGCGCGCGCCCGTGCCCCAGGTGCGGCTCCTGGAGGAGACGAGCACGACCCTGTCCGTCACCAACCCTGGCCGGCGCCGGGTCCGCGGCGTGCTCCGGGACGCATGGGTCCCCTCCGCCGGGGCGCAGGAGCCGACCCGGCACCCGCTGGACCTCCCGGCCGGTGAGCGGCGCAGCGTGCATACCTCGCTGCGACCGACGCGCCGCGGCGACCGGCCCGCGGTGGGGGTGACCGTGCGCACCCACGGACCGCTCGGGCTCGGGGGGCGTCAGCGGACGACGCCGGTGCCCGGCGCGGTCCGCTCGCTGCCGCCCTTCCGGTCGCGGCGGCACCTGCCGGCCAAGCTGGCCCAGCTGCGGCAGCTGGACGGCCGTTCAGCGGTGCGCACCCGGGGGCAGGGCACCGAGTTCGACTCGCTGCGGGACTACGTCGAGGGCGACGACGTGCGCTCCATCGACTGGCGGGCCACCGCGCGGCGCCAGCACGTCGTCGTGCGGACCTGGCAGCCCGAGCGCGACCGCCGCGTCATCCTCGTGCTCGACACCGCGCGCACCAGCGCGGCCCGCATCGGCGACGAACCGCGGCTGGACGCCGCCATGGACGCGGCCCTCCTGCTGGCCGCGCTGGCCTCGCGCGCGGGCGACCGGGTCGACCTGCTCGCCGGCGACCGCAGCCTGCGGGCGCGGGTCGGCTCGGGCACGACCGCCGGGCGCTCGGGCCTGCTGCACCAGCTCGTCACCGCGATGGCGCCGCTGGAGCCGGTGCTGCTGGAGACCGACTGGTCCCTGCTCGCCGGCGCCGTGACCTCGCTGACCCGGCGCCGGGCCCTCGTCGTTCTCCTCACGCCGCTCGAGCCGGCCGCGCTCGAGGAGGGCCTGCTGCCGGTGCTGCCGAGCCTCACGGCCCACCACCGGGTCGTCGTCGCCTCGGTCGCCGACCCCGCGCTGGAGCAGATCCGCACCGGCACCGACCGGGTCGAGCAGACCTACGCCGCGGCCGCCGCGGAGCAGACGGTCTCGTTGCGTCACCGCACCGCCCTCGCGCTGAACCAGCTCGGGGTGACCGTGCTCGACGAGTCCCCGGAGGACCTGCCCGTCGCGCTCTCCGACCACTACCTGGCGCTCAAGGCCCAGGGCCTCCTCTGA
- a CDS encoding uridine kinase family protein, translating to MDPAPPPARVLVLAGPSGAGKSRLSSRLHTTHGWPVVQLDDFYREGTDTGLPMSPLGLPDWDHVDSWDCDAALDALEQLCREGSAQMPVYDISRSAVSGTHEVCLDGHTVVVAEGIFAANVVAGLRERGLLAGAWCIRNRPWVTFARRLARDLAQRRKPPLTLWRRGHVLRRAEPGIVAAQEALGAAPMTAREAEARAGGLSQQPVTQPRDTERGAGG from the coding sequence ATGGACCCGGCCCCGCCCCCTGCCCGCGTGCTCGTCCTCGCCGGCCCCAGCGGGGCGGGCAAGTCGCGGCTTTCCTCGAGGCTGCACACCACCCACGGCTGGCCCGTCGTGCAGCTCGACGACTTCTACCGCGAGGGCACCGACACCGGCCTGCCGATGAGCCCCCTGGGGCTGCCGGACTGGGACCACGTCGACTCCTGGGACTGCGACGCCGCCCTCGACGCGCTGGAGCAGCTGTGCCGGGAGGGGTCGGCGCAGATGCCGGTCTACGACATCAGCCGCTCGGCGGTCAGCGGCACGCACGAGGTATGCCTGGACGGGCATACCGTCGTCGTCGCCGAGGGGATCTTCGCCGCCAACGTCGTTGCCGGGCTGCGCGAGCGGGGCCTGCTCGCCGGCGCCTGGTGCATCCGCAACCGGCCCTGGGTGACCTTCGCGCGGCGGCTCGCGCGCGACCTCGCGCAGCGGCGCAAGCCGCCCCTCACGCTCTGGCGGCGCGGTCACGTCCTGCGCCGGGCCGAGCCGGGTATCGTGGCCGCACAGGAAGCGCTCGGTGCCGCGCCGATGACCGCCCGTGAGGCAGAGGCACGGGCGGGGGGACTCTCCCAGCAGCCGGTGACGCAGCCACGAGACACGGAGCGAGGAGCAGGGGGATGA
- a CDS encoding AAA family ATPase, with product MTDQPDPTTPDASPAPPAERAEAARAALHAVRDEVGKAVVGQDQAVSGLIVALLARGHILLEGVPGVAKTLLVRTLAAALSIDTKRVQFTPDLMPGDVTGSMVYDSGRGEFEFRPGPVFTNLLLADEINRTPPKTQSALLEAMEERQVTVDGTSRPLPAPFLVAATQNPVEYEGTYPLPEAQLDRFLMKVTLPLPPREDETTVLERHAEGFDPRDLAAAGVRPVATPEDLAAAAAAVRTVQVSPEVIGYVVDLARATRETPSLQLGVSPRGATALMGTARAWAWLSGRDFVTPDDVKALARATLAHRVSLRPEAELEGVTSDSVLESVLSSVPVPR from the coding sequence ATGACCGACCAGCCCGACCCGACCACGCCCGACGCCTCGCCCGCGCCCCCGGCGGAGCGCGCCGAGGCCGCCCGCGCCGCGCTGCACGCCGTGCGGGACGAGGTCGGCAAGGCGGTGGTCGGGCAGGACCAGGCGGTGTCCGGGCTCATCGTGGCGCTCCTGGCCCGCGGGCACATCCTGCTCGAGGGCGTGCCCGGCGTCGCCAAGACGCTGCTCGTGCGCACGCTCGCCGCCGCCCTGTCGATCGACACCAAGCGGGTGCAGTTCACCCCCGACCTCATGCCCGGCGACGTCACCGGGTCGATGGTCTACGACAGCGGCCGCGGGGAGTTCGAGTTCCGCCCCGGGCCGGTCTTCACCAACCTGCTGCTCGCCGACGAGATCAACCGCACCCCGCCGAAGACGCAGTCCGCCCTGCTGGAGGCGATGGAGGAGCGTCAGGTCACGGTGGACGGCACCTCCCGGCCGCTGCCAGCGCCCTTCCTCGTCGCCGCCACGCAGAACCCGGTGGAGTACGAGGGCACCTACCCGCTCCCCGAGGCCCAGCTCGACCGCTTCCTCATGAAGGTCACCCTCCCGCTGCCGCCGCGGGAGGACGAGACGACGGTGCTCGAGCGGCACGCCGAGGGCTTCGACCCGCGCGACCTGGCCGCCGCCGGCGTGCGCCCGGTCGCCACGCCCGAGGACCTCGCCGCGGCCGCCGCCGCAGTGCGGACCGTGCAGGTCTCCCCCGAGGTCATCGGGTATGTCGTCGACCTCGCCCGCGCGACCCGGGAGACGCCCTCGCTGCAGCTCGGGGTCAGCCCCCGTGGCGCCACCGCGCTCATGGGCACCGCACGCGCCTGGGCCTGGCTCTCCGGGCGCGACTTCGTCACGCCGGACGACGTCAAGGCCCTCGCCCGGGCGACCCTCGCGCACCGCGTGTCCCTGCGGCCGGAGGCCGAGCTCGAGGGCGTGACCAGCGACTCGGTGCTGGAGTCGGTGCTCTCCAGCGTCCCCGTCCCCCGCTGA
- a CDS encoding purine-nucleoside phosphorylase, which yields MTTGATPNLDDPATDPLEVAQAAADVIAERTGVPQHDIALVLGSGWKPAADALGQADAEVDHADVPGFAAAAVAGHSGTMRSIPLPNGRRVLVYGTRTHFYEGKGVRSVVHAVRTAAAAGCSTVVLTNGCGGLRPEWAPGTPVLIKDHINLTATSPIEGANFVDLTDLYSSRLRDLAREVDGDLDEGVYVQFPGPHYETPAEVQMAKVLGGDLVGMSTALEAIAARQSGLEVLGVSLVTNPAAGISETPLDHQEVIDAGAAAAQRCGELLARIVERI from the coding sequence GTGACTACTGGTGCTACCCCGAACCTCGACGACCCCGCCACCGATCCGCTGGAGGTGGCGCAGGCCGCGGCCGACGTCATCGCCGAGCGCACCGGCGTGCCGCAGCACGACATCGCGCTCGTGCTGGGCTCCGGCTGGAAGCCCGCCGCCGACGCGCTCGGCCAGGCCGACGCCGAGGTCGACCACGCGGACGTGCCCGGCTTCGCCGCCGCGGCGGTCGCCGGCCACTCCGGCACGATGCGCTCGATCCCCCTCCCGAACGGTCGCCGGGTCCTCGTCTACGGCACCCGCACCCACTTCTACGAGGGCAAGGGGGTGCGCTCGGTGGTCCACGCGGTGCGGACCGCGGCCGCCGCCGGCTGCTCCACCGTCGTGCTCACCAACGGCTGCGGCGGCCTACGGCCGGAGTGGGCGCCGGGCACCCCGGTGCTCATCAAGGACCACATCAACCTCACCGCCACCTCACCGATCGAGGGCGCCAACTTCGTCGACCTCACCGACCTCTACTCCTCCCGGCTGCGCGACCTGGCCCGGGAGGTCGACGGCGACCTCGACGAGGGTGTCTACGTCCAGTTCCCCGGGCCGCACTACGAGACCCCGGCCGAGGTCCAGATGGCCAAGGTGCTGGGGGGCGACCTCGTCGGTATGTCGACCGCCCTGGAGGCCATCGCCGCCCGGCAGTCCGGGCTCGAGGTGCTCGGGGTCTCCCTGGTGACCAACCCGGCGGCCGGGATCAGCGAGACCCCGCTGGACCACCAGGAGGTCATCGACGCCGGCGCAGCGGCGGCCCAGCGCTGCGGCGAGCTGCTGGCCCGCATCGTCGAGCGCATCTGA